The stretch of DNA ATAGTTTAAAGTCTCTTATCTCATTTTCTAAAACTTTATTTTGTATATTATTTAAAGTACTTTGTTCTTTAAACTGTATATCTTTTAAAGATATATAAATACTTTCATTTTGAGAAATCTCAGTTTCATATTTAGAGATTACAGGGATACACTCTTCATATACTTTTGTAGTTATTTCTGAATTTTTAACAGAATCAATATGAAAGATTGGAGTTAAAAAATCATTAATACTCTCCCCTATTTCTTGAAATGGTAAAACAAAATTTTTGTAAGTTTTATTTTCTATTTCTAATAAATCAGCAATCTTTTTTCTATTTTCATCTAATATGTTTTCTAATAACTCTTTTGAGTTTTCTAAATTTTCTAAATTAAATTCTTTGAACATTTTTATTCCTTTTTCTATATTTTAAATTTTAGAGTAAATCCTCTATCAAAACTTTCATAATCTTTATAAAAACTGTAAGACTCAATATTAAACTCTTTGAAATAGTTTTCCAAAGGAATTTTTTGATCATATCCCATTTCACAAAGTAAATAAGGGATTTTTTTCTCACTTGTTTGTTTTATAATATCTTTTAAAAGTTCATCCCCAATATCTCCACCAAACAGAGCATTTGATGGTTCATATTTTACATTTGTTGGAAGTTTATAATTATTTGCAATATATGGAGGGTTTGAAATGGTCATAAAAATATCATTTTCATTTATATTTTCATATAAATTACTCAATCTAAATTCTATTTTATTTTCAACACCATGTTTTATAGCATTTTGTTTTGCTAGCTCTATTGCTTTTTCATTTATATCAACTGCAATAATTTTTATATTTTCAATCAACATTGCAAGCATTACAGATATTATTCCACTGCCAGTTCCTATTTCTAAAACTTTTATTGGTTGTTTAATATCTTTTAATATTTCAACTGCATTTTCAACTAAAATTTCTGTTTCAGGTCGAGGAATTAAAACTCCTTCTTTTACAATAAACATCTCCCCATAAAATGAAGCCTTATTTATAATGTATTCCAAAGGATAGTTAGTAGCTCTTTTTTTTACTAAAACTGCAAGTTCTTTTTCTTTTTCGAACTCAACATTGTAGTTTAGGTGTAGCCAGATTGTGTTTTTTTCTAAAAGATGTAACATCAATATTTCAACTTCTTTTGCTGGAATATGGGTTATAAGTTTTAGTTCATTTGTATATTTTCTTATTGTGTCTTTTATCGTCATTTAGTTTTTACCTTTTAAAAGTTTGGATTATATTATAAGTTTGATTAATAGATTAATCCAAAATATATAAGGCTAATTCATCAGAAAGTAAAAAGTTTTTGTTAAAAACTCTATTTTTTTCAATATAAACTTTGTCATATTGAATCAAATCATCAATTTTTTTCATTTCTTCTTCATTAAAAAGAGATATTTCAACCCCATTTAAAGACCTAAAACCAAGTAGAATTTTTTCTGTTTTTACATCATCTAAATCAATTTTTTCCACATCAAAAAATAAAGGATTTTGTATATACTCTTCAATACTTTTAGAAGGATAATGTCTTTCTTGATTTACATATCCAACAGCTCCCGCTCCAACTCCTAAATACTCTTTATGTTGCCAATAACCATAGTTGTGTTTTGACTCAGAAACTTTGTTTTTTGCAAAATTTGAAATCTCATATTGATGAAAACCATTTTTATTTATATAATCAAAAATTTCATAAGATAACTCTTCATCATCAATTTTTACACTAGATCTATCAAAGAATTTTGTTCCCTCTTCTATTGTTAAAGAATAAGCACTTAAATGTGTAATTGGTAAAGAAAAAGCTGTATCGAAATCCTTTTTTAAACTTTCCATTGTATCATTTTGAACACCATAAATAATATCGCAATTAATCCCTTTAAATCCTATTTCTTTGGCATTTTGTATAGCCTTTATAGCACTATTACTATTGTGTGCTCGACCTAAGAATTTTAGTTTATCATTATCAAAACTTTGTACTCCAAAACTTACACGATTTACTCCTAAATTTTTCATACTTTCTAGCCATTCATAAGAAGCAGAATTTGGATTTGCTTCTGTAGTAATTTCTGCAAATTCTTCCAAATATGGTTTTATCATTTCAAATATTTCTTCATATTCAAAAGCTTTAATTGTTGATGGAGTTCCACCACCTATGAACACTGTTTCTATTTTTTTATTATGTTTAATTACATAATTTTCAAGGTCGTTTTTTAGTTGTTTTTTTAATGCATTCATATATTCGTGTTTTAAGTGAAATCTATCTGTGTATGAATTAAAAGCGCAGTAAAAACATTTACTGTCGCAAAAGGGAATGTGTATATATAAAAGCAATTTTTAATCCTAGTTTTTGTAAAATATCTGGCTAATTATAAGGGAAAATATATTTATGACTGATAAAAATGAAAACACAATTAACAACGAGAAAAAAAAATTTAGACCTAATGTAGCCGCAATTGTACTATCAGCAAAATATCCTCATAAATGTGAAATATTTATAGCCTCAAGAACTGACGTGGAGAATGCTTGGCAATTTCCTCAAGGGGGCATTGATGAGGGTGAATCATCAAAAGAAGCACTATTTAGAGAATTAGAAGAAGAAATCGGAACAAGGGATGTAGAAATCATAGCAGAATATCCAAGTTGGGTATCTTATGAGTTTCCCGCTGCCATTGCAAAAAGGATGTATCCTTACGATGGACAAAGACAAAAATATTATTTAGTTAAACTTAAAAAAGGCGCTAGAATAAATATAAACACAGAGATTCCTGAATTTAGCGAATATAAATTTGTGCCTACTAAAAATATTTATGATTATATAACTTTTTTCAAACGAACTGTTTATAAGCAAGTTCTACAATATTTTAAAACTGAAGGTTATATTTAAAAAGGATAAAAATTAGATGTTAAAAGTACTTAAGTTTGGTGGAACAAGTGTTGGTACACTTGATAGAATTCAAAATGTTGCAAATATCATTAAAAAAATAAAAGACGAAGGTCATGATGTTATTGCTGTTGTATCTGCAATGAGTGGAGAAACTAACAAATTAATAGAATATGCTGAATATTATTCAAAAACTCCAAAAGCAGATGAAATTGATATGCTTTTAAGTTCAGGTGAAAGAGTTACTTCTGCACTTTTATCAATTGCATTAAATGAAATGGGATATAAAGCTACTTCTATGAGTGGAAGACAAGCTGGAATTATGACAGATAATGCCCATACAAAAGCAAGAATTGAATCAATTGATACAACTGAGATGAAAAAAGCAATTAAAGATGGAAATATTATCATTGTTGCTGGTTTTCAAGGTGTTGCACTAGATACATTAAGAGTTTCAACTCTTGGTCGTGGTGGTTCAGATTTAACTGCTGTTGCAATTGCTGGAGCTATTGAAGCCGATGTTTGTGAGATTTATACTGATGTTGATGGTATTTATACAACAGACCCTAGAATTGAACCAAAAGCAAAAAAACTAGACAAAATCTCTTATGACGAAATGTTAGAATTAGCATCTTTAGGAGCAAAAGTTCTACAAAATAGATCAGTAGAAATGGCGAAAAAATTAAATGTAAATTTAGTATCAAGAAGTAGCTTCACGCCAGAAGTTGAAGGTACATTAATAACAAAGGAAGAAAATATTATGGAAAAACCAATTGTAAGTGGAATCGCTTTAGATAAAAATCAAGTAAGAGTTGGAATGTATGGAGTTACTGATAAACCAGGAATTGCAGCTTCTATTTTTACTTCACTTGCAGATGAAAACATAAATGTTGATATGATTGTTCAAACAGTTGGTGTTGATGGTAAAACAGATTTAGATTTTACAATTCCTACTACTGATTTACAAATTTGTAAAAAAGTTATGGAAAAATTTAAAACTCAAGCTGAAAATATTGATTATAACGAAGCTATTTGTAAAGTTTCAATTGTTGGTGTTGGTATGAAATCTCATACAGGTGTTGCTTCAAAAGCTTTCACTGCCCTTGCAAGTGAAAATATTAATATTAGAATTATTTCAACAAGTGAAATTAAAATTTCTATGATTATTGATTTAAAATATGCAGAATTAGCTGTAAGAGCATTACATGATGCTTATGCTTTGGATAAATAGTAGTGCAAGAATTTTTAAATTGGACCGTTGATACAATCAGGGAAGATAGGTTAATATCTCCTTGGTTGGAAGAGAAAAAATATGAATGGACACCATTAGTATCTAAAAATATTCATAATTTATTGGAAAGAGGATTTTCAATAATTGTTGTTACAGACAAAGAAAGAGAATGGTTTTTAGAATATGTTTTAGGAAATATTAATTCTACAAAATTAAACAGACCTTTTTTGCCATATTATGATTTTAAATCTTTTTATAGATATATTGATACAGTTAAATCTGATGAAGATATTTCATATATAAAAGATATGTTAAGTATCTCTTTCCCAAATGGATATTGTTTTTGGTATATTGGAAGAAGTCAGGATGTAAGAGCAGTTATTCCAAAAGTATCTAAACACTCTTTTTTATGGTTGTTTGATGAAGAAAAACAAGATGCTTTTAATCTAAAATCAAATGATGAAGCTTTAGATATGAAACTTTTACAAATGTTTAGATTATATAATAAATCAGTAAGTGCTTCTTTATTTGCTGAAATAAATGTAGAAAACTAATTTTATGAATTTTATTGATTATTCGACTATTTTAATAGTTAATGATATTGAAATTACTTTATCTGAGTTATTACCAAACTACCCTATTCACTCAACAAGAATCATTAAAAATGAAGAAAAAGAAGAGTTTTTATTAATTCAAGCAACCCAAGCAATAAAAGAAGCTTATATTGCAAGTAGTGAAAAAAAATATATATTTTTATGTGGTTCAACTTTTAGAAAAGAAGCTCAAAATTCTTTATTAAAAATATTAGAAGAACCCCCTAAGAATGTTGTATTTATAATTATTACAAATTCAAAATCATCGCTATTACCAACAATTTATTCAAGATTACCGTATAAATATCT from Arcobacter suis CECT 7833 encodes:
- a CDS encoding aspartate kinase, which translates into the protein MLKVLKFGGTSVGTLDRIQNVANIIKKIKDEGHDVIAVVSAMSGETNKLIEYAEYYSKTPKADEIDMLLSSGERVTSALLSIALNEMGYKATSMSGRQAGIMTDNAHTKARIESIDTTEMKKAIKDGNIIIVAGFQGVALDTLRVSTLGRGGSDLTAVAIAGAIEADVCEIYTDVDGIYTTDPRIEPKAKKLDKISYDEMLELASLGAKVLQNRSVEMAKKLNVNLVSRSSFTPEVEGTLITKEENIMEKPIVSGIALDKNQVRVGMYGVTDKPGIAASIFTSLADENINVDMIVQTVGVDGKTDLDFTIPTTDLQICKKVMEKFKTQAENIDYNEAICKVSIVGVGMKSHTGVASKAFTALASENINIRIISTSEIKISMIIDLKYAELAVRALHDAYALDK
- the hemW gene encoding radical SAM family heme chaperone HemW, producing the protein MLLYIHIPFCDSKCFYCAFNSYTDRFHLKHEYMNALKKQLKNDLENYVIKHNKKIETVFIGGGTPSTIKAFEYEEIFEMIKPYLEEFAEITTEANPNSASYEWLESMKNLGVNRVSFGVQSFDNDKLKFLGRAHNSNSAIKAIQNAKEIGFKGINCDIIYGVQNDTMESLKKDFDTAFSLPITHLSAYSLTIEEGTKFFDRSSVKIDDEELSYEIFDYINKNGFHQYEISNFAKNKVSESKHNYGYWQHKEYLGVGAGAVGYVNQERHYPSKSIEEYIQNPLFFDVEKIDLDDVKTEKILLGFRSLNGVEISLFNEEEMKKIDDLIQYDKVYIEKNRVFNKNFLLSDELALYILD
- a CDS encoding DNA polymerase III subunit delta', translated to MNFIDYSTILIVNDIEITLSELLPNYPIHSTRIIKNEEKEEFLLIQATQAIKEAYIASSEKKYIFLCGSTFRKEAQNSLLKILEEPPKNVVFIIITNSKSSLLPTIYSRLPYKYLKKSILKNESILDINKLDLKDIYNFLKDNQKISKNEAKDIVESILIKVNKQKIKLSHKELDFFSKSIKLLELNSRPINVLTTLLLSMANQKNKH
- the prmC gene encoding peptide chain release factor N(5)-glutamine methyltransferase, with translation MTIKDTIRKYTNELKLITHIPAKEVEILMLHLLEKNTIWLHLNYNVEFEKEKELAVLVKKRATNYPLEYIINKASFYGEMFIVKEGVLIPRPETEILVENAVEILKDIKQPIKVLEIGTGSGIISVMLAMLIENIKIIAVDINEKAIELAKQNAIKHGVENKIEFRLSNLYENINENDIFMTISNPPYIANNYKLPTNVKYEPSNALFGGDIGDELLKDIIKQTSEKKIPYLLCEMGYDQKIPLENYFKEFNIESYSFYKDYESFDRGFTLKFKI
- a CDS encoding HobA family DNA replication regulator, which translates into the protein MQEFLNWTVDTIREDRLISPWLEEKKYEWTPLVSKNIHNLLERGFSIIVVTDKEREWFLEYVLGNINSTKLNRPFLPYYDFKSFYRYIDTVKSDEDISYIKDMLSISFPNGYCFWYIGRSQDVRAVIPKVSKHSFLWLFDEEKQDAFNLKSNDEALDMKLLQMFRLYNKSVSASLFAEINVEN
- a CDS encoding RNA pyrophosphohydrolase, which gives rise to MTDKNENTINNEKKKFRPNVAAIVLSAKYPHKCEIFIASRTDVENAWQFPQGGIDEGESSKEALFRELEEEIGTRDVEIIAEYPSWVSYEFPAAIAKRMYPYDGQRQKYYLVKLKKGARININTEIPEFSEYKFVPTKNIYDYITFFKRTVYKQVLQYFKTEGYI